ctggggatcaagctcgcaagcTGGACATGTGctctaaccgggaatcaaacgggtgacctcttggtgcatgggacgacacccaacccactgagccacactggccaggttcatttaaatactttaaagCCAAAGTAAGATGGAAGAGAATAGGACTTCAGCCCTTGATAGACAAGCTAGTCCTACTGGGAAAGGATGGGAAAGAAGCACTTTCATGGAATTCAAAGGACATATGTCTCCATAAATGTTACTTATTCTAGCCCTTACCATCCTGACCTGCTCAAAACTCTTCAAAGATGTCAGTTTGGGAAATTAAACTAAAACTCCTGAACTGGATTAAGGTCAGAATTCAAAATCGTAATGTTTATTAATCAGGGTcattgtctagaacagtgatggcgaaccttttgagctcggcgtgtcagcattttgaaaaaccctaacttaactctggtgccatgtcacatatagacattttttgatatttgcaaccatagtaaaacaaagacttatatttttgatatttattttatatacttaaatgccatttaacaatgaaaaatcaaccaaaaaaatgagttcgcgtgtcacctctgacacgtgtgtcataggttcgccatcactggtctagaatgtGAGCTTTTCTGAGGCTGCGAAGAGGTCGCCTATGATATAAAATTGCTCTCTTTTATCCTCCAGTGAAACCTGCTGTCGATACCAAACCTCCAGTGACACGCACACATCACATTTTAAAGCTGGGCAAACTACAGGTATGTGTTCTTGCCATCTGCACATGTACCTTTCTGAGTTTTATCTGTGTCCTAAAGAGGTCCAGTTCCCCAGAATCTTCTAAATACCCACCCAACCAAAAGATTCGCGAATGCTCCTCCTCCCCACACGCATCACCCCCAGTCTCTCCAGCTCTGCTCCCAGTCGCCCCGGGGGTCCTCAGTTTGCCCTTTCCCACAATCCCAGAGGAGAGCGATGCTAAGCCCTGTGTGTTGAGGCACAATGTCGCGATGACGTCATCATGCAGGGGTGGGCTTTCTCACCAGGGTGAACAAAAGAGAATCAACAAAATCGAGCATGAAAACAAGCAACTGTGTCAGAAAATTGCGAATGCCCATCGCGGCCCTGCCAAGGTGGATTGCTGGAATGAGTACTTCTCCAAAAGGTAGTGTTTTTTCTCTTCGTGTCATTGTTCAGTGTCAGTGCAAGCTTCTCCCAAGGGGGAGGAATACTGAGGGGACGTTATCTTGAGGAATAACCCAAGAGATGATGTGGAGGAGAACGAAAACTCCCCCAAATGGGGAACTTTCCCAGCATTAAGGAGCGTTTGTATCAGCTGAGAGACTGATTTCAGAGTCTCATTCAGAGTTTGTCACGAGAAAGCACTACATGCTTGTGTGAAGTGCTGACCATCGCTGGGACTATGACACAGCATCTTCAGACTCATTTCCACAAATATTTCCTGAGCTACTGTGTGCTCAGCACTGGGATCCAGAGACcagataagatatatatatttcctaatCTCAAAGAACTCAGGTCTGATAGGGGATACAGTCATGTAAATAACAATGCAATGTGGTCAGGGCTACAAAAGTGTATGTAAgaggaagagtgtgtgtgtgtgtgtgtgtgtgtgtgtgtgtgtgtgtggtgtgtgtgtgtacacgcgtgtgcgcgcgcgcgcgcgtctTTCTGGGTCATTGTGTATCTGAAATTGACTTGAAAGCTGAGGGAAGTGAGATGAAACAAAACTTGTCACCGGCCATCTGAGATTTATCTATAGGCAAGACCTTCCCTCATCCTAGAAATCAGACATTCTCAATCCTTGTTTCATAAGATTCCTTAAGGGCTTTTACAAAATGCCACTTTTTACAAGCTGCACCCGAGACCAATCACCTGGCATCTTCGTGAGCAGTGgggctgagaaccgctgatctaagccGACCTGCCCAGTTCCCAGGGTGCAGCCTGGTCCGGGAGGCACGCGGGCCTCCGGGCTCAGCGGGGACAGCTTGCTTCATGGCCCCCATTCCCATCCAGGAGGACAATTTCATTTTTCACCAAGGTTCTGTGTTTTTTCAGCTTAAACAGAGAAACGAGGAACCGGAACCTGGTGAGAATCACCATTGAAAACCAGGGCATTCTGAAGAGGCTCGATGATCGCAAACCAAACTATGACCGCAGGTCGTCGGAGATGGACTGGCAGGCACGTGGGGGCTCTGGGGTGTTCCTGGGGGTGCACAGAGTTTGTCTGTGTTCAGAGCAGAGTCAGTCTCAGGAGGGCCCATTAACCACCGAGGGCAAGATCATGAGAAATGATcggtaaaagaaaataattggtaAAAGAAAAACCACCTAGAACAAaccacccaggagcccaggatcTCTCCTTGGCAGCAAAGCCAGCATGCATGTTCCAGAAAGATATCCGGTAGCATCTTCCTTCACCCCTCAATTCATTCAGAAAGGCTGAATGTCCAAGCGAAGAGAATGGAGGGTATACAATCCAACACGGGGTTAACATGCTTTATTAGGCGTAACCCTtcaaggagggggagggggcggcattGGCAGTATTTTTAAAACCTCCGCTCCCTGACTTTAATCTGGAAGCTTTTTCTGTAAGCAATTCTGAAATATTGAATTTTGAAACTTCAACTTTCGCACCCCGCGCCCTGGCTTTGACATAAccgttctgatttttttttttcccccttcaagaAGTCAAGACGTTatatcaaaaatacaacaaagtaTCTTTTCTACCAAGCTGGATAGGTATGTCTTACCCGGCTGCTCTTTACTATCGAACATGGTGATATCGAACACTGGATACCAAAGCCTTGAGAACTGTGGAGGGGCCCAGTGAAAGGGTGGTTTACTCTTCTATAGTCTCTGCTGGTTACCCACTCAGAGACCTGCGAGCTCTGTCTCTGCTTTCTCTCCATTTAAGTAGGAAATGACTGTCTTTTGTCATCAGCTTTGAGGCTTTACATGTCTAAGGGGACGTGATTTGTTCCAAGCAGATATAAACAGGAGGTCTCGTGGCTTTAATGTTGTGCCAAAGTTACATTACAGGTCTCTGTCACTATTTGAAAGTATTGTTGTGTTGGCATTTTGTATGATTGAACATTGTTAGTAACGACTAAGTTTggtcccccactccccacccccaccccggggagAGGGATAAATGGACACTTGGGCTTTCCAAAGAATAATTCTGTATAATTGATGCTTCTCTACTTCTCTCCCTCGCTTCTCCCCGAATACAAGGTTACTCCCCACAGAACAGACACAAGAGAAGGCCCTAGGATTTCTTAGCTGCTTGGAATCTCAAGACACTCCTAAATGGCTGCGTGCTCAATCCTAGGGATGCTACAATAAAGCTTGAAACACAAAATGAGTAAGTTACATTTAAGGTACCCAATGGCTTTAAgtcccatcccaaaatggagacAGAATGGGGCAGGCGGAAGAAAAGAGGCAACAAGCATTTTTTATTTGGGGCTGTGAAAAGAAGTTTTAATGAGAGAGAACTTTTTAAGACATAAACCATCATCACCATTCTGGGGGAAGAAAAGGTGGGGTGAGATGATCCAGCCACAAGTTCAGCTCCATCAAAATGGAAAACagtgccaaaccggtttggctcagtggatagagcgttggcctgcagactgaagggtcccaggttcaattccggtcaagggcaggtaccttggttgcgggcacatccccagtggggggcatgcaggaggcagctaatcgatgtttctctctcatcgatgtttctaactctctatccctctcccttcttctctgtaaaaaaatcaataaaatatatatttttttaaaaatggaaaacagaagcacacCAGGAAATTAGGGTCCAGACAACACAGAGAACGTATGCCGTTAGTTCCCTGTGAATATGCAGAATTGGGAAAAAATGCTTGTCGACTTCCCACGTACCGTGTTCATTTATAAGAAGCAGCAACCgtgaaaatatcaaaaatatattaaaccatATGGCAAGACCACATTGAGTGGCTTCTATGACTGGTCATGTTGGTGCTGAGCCTGGCTTATTTTGAGAGACAGTAAATCTATAATATTCTTATCATAAAtaaacttctttattttaaaataattagattcacaggaagttgcaGATAAATGTACAGGGTAGGAGTCGAGGGGGGCGGGAGGACTCCTCCTGCACCCGTCACTCAACTCCCTCCAATGTTAGCTTCTTGTGCAATAATAGTACAACCAAACCAGGAAATGGGCATTGGTACAATCCGTAGAGCATATACACAGTTCTCCAGTCATACATGCACATTTATGTGTGTACAGCTCTATGCAATTTTATCGAATGTGTGCCTTTGTGTAACTACAACCACATTCAAGGTAGTTAACTGTCCCATTATCAAAAGACTCTACTGTCTTTTAGCCACCCTCTTCCTCCCATTCTTAACCACTGGCAACCACTCATTTGTTTTTCATCTCTATCATTGTTATCTCATGACTGTCACATCAGTGGGATCGTGCAGTGTGTATCCATTCTTTTGAGACTGGCTTTTTCCACTCCATATAATTTCCTTGAGGTTCATCCAAGTTGTGTGTACCattagttcattcctttttatcgCTGATTAATGTTCCATGATATGGATGTACCCACTGAAGGACATTGGgtagtttttagttttttttactgttatgaataaaactattaTGGACATTTGTACACAATGTTTCTGCAAGAAAATAAGTTTGATATCTCTGGGATAAATATCCAAGAGTGCGGGGTTGCATGTTAGTCCATTTAAAAAGGaactacagccctggccagtattgctaagtggttagaatgttgttcTATGCACCGAAGAGTTGCAGGTGCgactcccagtcaaggacatgtacctgggttgtaggttcacaCCCCACCACCTGTTCAGGGcatgggcgtgcaggaggcaaccagttgatgtgtgtctctcacatcaaaatttttctctctctctctctctctcttccctcccttccactctctctgaaaaaagcaatggaaaaaatatcctcaggtgagttaaaaaataataaaataagtaagtaaataaataaataaaaaggaactacaaaacaatttccagagtagtataccattttacatttccaccagcaatggaTGAGTGATCCagttttccacatcctcaccaccatttgatattatcaccatttttattttagtcattctaatgTGTGTGTAGTGACGTCTcatgtggttttaacttgcataaCTCTAATTAATTAAGTTAAACATCTTTCATGTGCTTATTCgccatctgtctgtcctctttggtgaaatgtctgtgCGTATCTTTTGCcaattttctaattggattgttcttttttgaaatattgaattttgaaaagttctttgtatattctagatacaagccCTTATttggatatgtgatttgcaaaatattttctccccatcTGTAATTTGTCTTTTTGTCACCTCCATGGAGTCTTTCACAGagcaaagtattttaattttggtGATGTCCAATTTATCAAGGGTGAAAGTATTCTGTATCATGACCGTATCACTGTCAATATCCTGTTTGTGTTATAGTTTTTGCATGTGGGAAAGTGGGTAAGGGGTACACGGGATCTCTCTGTATTGCTTATCACATACATGGAAATCTACAGTTATCTCAACATGACAAGTTTAAAGAAGACATATGTCCAAATATAAATTCCTTATTGAACTGGTTCCAGTTCATCTCTGTTGGAGGAACCACCACCAGTCTAGACATTCAGGTGAGAAGCCTGGTGGCCATCCTTCACTTCACTCCTCCTTTCATCCCTTCCCCCTCGCTACATATTTTCAAGCTACCAGTCCTACTTCTCAGTCTGTGTTACTGCTCATATTCAGGAGCTTGTGATTTACAACTGTATTAGTGATGCAAAAATATGTCCCTCGCACTTTCTAATTTGACACCTTCTGTCACTTGCCATTCCTTCCAGAATGAGCCATACTTTTAAACATGGCATGCAAAGTATGTTAATATGCCCCCCAACCTGTGATTCTGTCCCTTCTGTCTCTGCAGCCTCCATCAATTAAAATTCTTAGCTTCAAGCAACAGAGACTGACTTGGTCTGATTTAAGTagtgaaataatttattaaaagaatatGAATTAACAATACTTGCTAAAAAAAAACCTGCAGAACCAAGCTTCAAGCTGCACATCAAGGAACAACACCCCAAATCTTGCTGTAGAACTGGTCTGTGGGTGCTACAGCCCTGCTCCACTAGATCTCAATCTTGCTGACCGGCAACTGCTGTGCCTGAAAAGTCTCCATTGTCTCTGCCATGTTGTGTCACGAGCCCCCAATTCCAAGTCAGTAAAGGTATTTCTGATGGGTGTAACTCAGATCATATGTCCATTccttagctgcaagggaggctgagaAAATGAGTAACTGACCTTTCCCACTTCTGGACACAGGTTCTGTTTCTCACCAGAATTCATAAGAGAGGAAACTTCCCCAAATTAGAATGAGGCTCAAAAGGCAGGACAGAGTAAGAAATGGATCCATAATAACGCTACCGGATAGAACATGCCTCTTGGTTCCGAACTGTATGATTCGAGAATGGGCTTTGTACATATGCTGGTTTTTAGTTAATAAACACATTGACAAGTGCTATCATTTTTTGGATTCATGATCCTGTGTTTGGTGGCATAAACGATGTGATAAGTGGGTGCAAAATTTTGATGGGCCACATGTCTTAAAACATGTATAATTATTTGAAACTACAATGGTACATACAAACATGATCAACTAATATTTAATATAGCTGAGCACAGCCTGTGACGGACAAGTGGTTGTAACTGTCTAAACCCATCTCCTATAGGGAGTGGAGTGGGTGGCAGAGGAGGTTACAAATCACTGGATCAGGGATGGCAAACAGGATTGACTCACTCGCTAATTCTGCTCAAATGATACTGGATATTGTGTCTGGAAAGATAGGAAAGCAGTGCCTAGATTCAGCAGGAGAGAGCTGTGATCAATTAGTAATGTCTGCCATGAGTGCAAGAATGGGTGATTGCAGCACATATGCCCCATCCATTTAACATCCCTGACCTAGAATAATCCTCTAGAGCTCACAGGTTCTCTGGCTGTAGACACAGGCAGAGAGTTTATCTGAGTTTGAAAGCCCAAGGTGGGGGAAAAAGGATACATCTTGGGGAGTATGTAATAAAGAGATTTATTGGTGTGGAGGCCCAGACTGATGGACTTGTGTGAAGTTTTTGCCCAGGAGCCCAGAATGTATAAATTAATAGCTCGAATGGGAGTTGGAGTCGCATTCACACACGTTCCACCAATATATATGTGTAAACAGATGCATTTTTTCAACACCACTCTTCTGCTTTTCACAAACAGGAGAAACACTTTATAAATGGACCTCTGCCTCTCACAGACAGCCAACAGCTGTAGGCACAGCTTGTcttaggggtggggggggaaagcTGGAAAGCTACTTTGATAGGGAAATAAAGCAGGCATCATGTTTCAATGCTTTGCTTCATCATGTACATAGAGAATTATTACCATTTCCTCtgataattatataaaaatattaagaagaaaatgGCTGCAGAATAATATGAaattacaacaacaaaaagtcatcTGGTGCTCAACCCCCGTGTTCCTCCTCCAGAGAAAAAGCATCTGGGTGGCACCTGCTAAGAGATGGTGAGGATCTCCACCAAGGTGCCTCCCAAGGGGACTTTTCCAGAGTAATTTTGACCTGTTTTCTGCCTGGGAGCTGACTTTAGATCACGGCTCTCCTGTGAAATACACACAACCTTGCATGTGCCATTCTCACAATGGGCagctgcccctcctgccctggtTCTATGTGAGACAGCTCCAGGCTAATTTCACTCGATAAGAATCCAATATTCTGTAAGTGCAAAGCGGTCCTCATCCTTTTGCTAGAAAGGTCTAAAGAACGTGATCCCGCCCGGCTGGCGTgcctcagtggtggagtgtcgacCTAGTCACCAGgcgatcatggttcgattcccggtcagggcacatgcaggctcgatccccagcgtaaggcgtgcaagaggcagccgaccaatgattctctcatcattgatgtttctatctctctctccctctcctttcctctctgaaatcaataaaaatatatttaaaaaaataaaataaagaatgtgaTCCTGTCAGGTGAACCCACCAGGTTAGTGAGCTAGATAGAAAGTTGCAAATGTGTCCTTGGGTAACAAGGCAAAATGGAAATTTCCAAACCTTCTCCATGGCGCTTCGCCCTTAACCTGGCCTCCTTTTCTTCTCATGAGGAAAAGAGCTTGAAAATGTACAAGTGTAAGAGCCTCTTTTTAGTATGAGAAGCTACAGCCACACTGCATGTTACTGTAAATCCTAGCTGTGAACACATTCCTCACTTATAAGCCAATTATTTAACAGGTAGCCTCAATTATGGATCCACAAAAACAATGAAAGTGTAGCATAGTGGCAAATGGCCATCTCTGGTATTAGGGAGACTTGGGCTCAAATACTACAGCGCTGCCATTTATTTAAAGCTGTGTGAGCTTGAACATGTTATTTAAACTTCCTAAGCCTTATTATTCTTATTGTCTGACAGCGATGATAGAATCTTATGTTTTAGGCTTAGAGTATTTGTCAAAGTAATGTACTTAAAGGCCACAGCATAGCTCCCAGCATAGAATAAAGACATACGTTGGctattattaagaaataaaattctccGAGCAGCTAAGATATGTCACAAATCCTGTATGGCAGTTTTGCTCAGAGAGAGACCATTAGCCACTCACTCAGAGTCTATATAATTTGATGTTCACAGTCAGGACTGATGTATCCTGACTCCGACACAATTTCGACAAGAGGGATCATCTGGTTTCCCATGATCTCGCCTGACAGGAAGCCCTATCATCTGAAGGTAGGGACAGGCAAGAACCAGCACCGCTGTCAGTAATGAGAGGGACAAGGGGTGGATCAGAACCAATCAGACAAAGCAAGGGCTCCGTTGTAGGAGTCTTGGGGTATTTAGAAAGGGGACAAGCAGCCTTGCCTTCCTCAGTAGTCCCTGAAAACACCTCCCTGTGTCAGCACAGTGCCTCCGTCTTCCAGAGAAGTTCATGTATGCCCACTGCTTAAGAAGGCAGAGGAGCAAGTTCTCCAGTGCCCGGCAAGCACTTGCCTTCAACAAGGTGAAAATTCACGTTGTGATGCTTGGAGACAGGGGGGCTTCAGTTCCATGGAAAAATCCCCTTGGGTAAAGCACCTCGACTTCCAACAGAGCGGGATCCATGAGGCGTCACCCTACTTCGAAAGCCTACATCCCTGCAGGTCGGCCCTGTATAaacccgccacccccacccccaagagacAGGGGCTCCTTAACTCTGGTACAAAGAATCAGGGTCAACTTGCCTGTGACACTTTAATGAAGGAAATGTGTTCTTGTGTGCTATGCCCCCTTTCAACTCACGGTTTCTGCTCCAGGGGGGTATAGTGGAAAACAACAGATAAAACCCAATGAACGGGACTTCCCACATATGCTCTTCTGGTTGATGGCGTTCATGGAAAATTCTGCCCCTCTCCACACCTGGGATTCCTTGATGGTAACATGGCTGGACTAGGTGGTCTTCCAGGTCCCCTCCAATGGGGCTGTTCTAGGATATAGTTACCTGACCCAACTAATGGGAACCCAGTGAGCGTCCTTGCTCAGGTTCTCTAAGAGAGCTCTGAGCTGGCTGTACGCGCTCTGGAGATCCTCCCTCACCAGCACAGCGTCCACCAGGTGCCCGTAATGCTGGTCTATGAAGGCGGCGGAGGCGGACATCTCTCGCTGCTCCTCATCCTGCAAGGAAAGGGGCAGTTATGGAGCAACAGGGTGGTTCTCCCCTCAAACAGGAAACCTACACCTTGTGTCTTGGGCAATGTCCCAAGTGAAGTGATGACTGATGATGATGGTCCATGAATAACCAACTGTGTACACAAAGAACAGAGTGGAGTGAAAATATCCTAGCAAACATCCAAGAAAGTGAATGGGCAGTTGACAAAATCATTCACTG
The genomic region above belongs to Myotis daubentonii chromosome 16, mMyoDau2.1, whole genome shotgun sequence and contains:
- the CFAP97D1 gene encoding sperm axonemal maintenance protein CFAP97D1, coding for MNNSLQYLAYPVIVSNHRQSTDFGKKLDFSHYISHKNRIEIVKPAVDTKPPVTRTHHILKLGKLQGEQKRINKIEHENKQLCQKIANAHRGPAKVDCWNEYFSKRYQDVISKIQQSIFSTKLDRLLPTEQTQEKALGFLSCLESQDTPKWLRAQS